Proteins co-encoded in one Acidobacteriota bacterium genomic window:
- a CDS encoding ammonium transporter: protein MYTFSNLYRNSPKFLLAASASLLLFSQTASADEVADRIAKLEAAAATAQGSADNAWVLMCSALVLLMTIPGLALFYGGLVRQKNVLSTMLKSLISVGIVTVIWAFFGYSLVFSEGNWFIGGLDFAFLRGVGAEPNADYAATIPQQTFMIFQLMFAIITPALITGAFAERIRFPAKIAFTSLWTIVVYLPLAHMVWGKGGFLNAVLGGSIPALDFAGGTVVHISSGVSALVCALYLGKRLDYKNEPTTPHNSVLSLIGAGLLWFGWFGFNAGSALSASSLATSAFVTTHFAAATAMLAWTVIDWFKSGKPTAIGAISGAVAGLVGITPAAGFVTPMSALLIGLASGTICYIMVAKVKHIFGYDDTLDAFGIHGVGGTVGALLTGVLATSLINPIFKDAAGNPLPVGGIEGNWMQVVNQLAGIGIAVALALVGTLIVLKIVDLAIGLRVTEDDEISGLDVSQHGEIAYAYEPDSYPPNIIASYEAQEVSIEKTMVATPG from the coding sequence ATGTATACATTTAGCAATCTATATCGCAACTCCCCGAAATTCCTTTTGGCGGCGTCGGCATCGCTGCTCTTGTTTTCGCAGACAGCATCGGCGGACGAGGTTGCTGATCGGATAGCGAAACTCGAGGCGGCGGCAGCGACCGCTCAGGGTTCGGCGGACAACGCCTGGGTTCTGATGTGCAGTGCACTCGTGCTGCTGATGACGATCCCGGGGCTTGCATTGTTCTATGGCGGGCTGGTTCGTCAAAAGAATGTGCTCTCGACGATGCTCAAGAGCCTGATCTCGGTCGGGATCGTGACCGTTATCTGGGCGTTCTTCGGCTATAGCCTGGTCTTTTCGGAAGGGAATTGGTTCATCGGCGGGCTCGACTTTGCATTTCTTCGAGGTGTCGGAGCTGAACCGAACGCAGATTATGCCGCGACCATTCCGCAGCAGACGTTCATGATCTTTCAGCTAATGTTCGCGATCATCACTCCGGCTCTCATTACAGGAGCGTTCGCCGAGCGAATTCGATTCCCGGCCAAGATCGCGTTCACATCGCTTTGGACGATCGTCGTTTACCTTCCGCTCGCGCATATGGTGTGGGGCAAGGGCGGATTTTTGAATGCGGTGCTCGGCGGCAGCATTCCGGCACTCGATTTTGCAGGTGGCACGGTCGTACACATTTCGTCGGGCGTCTCGGCACTTGTTTGTGCTCTATATCTCGGCAAGCGGCTCGACTATAAAAATGAACCGACAACGCCGCACAACTCGGTGCTAAGCCTGATCGGTGCCGGTTTGCTCTGGTTCGGATGGTTTGGATTTAACGCGGGAAGTGCTCTTTCGGCAAGTTCATTGGCTACTAGTGCATTCGTGACAACGCACTTCGCAGCGGCAACTGCGATGCTTGCGTGGACGGTGATCGACTGGTTCAAGAGCGGGAAGCCAACGGCGATCGGTGCGATCTCGGGTGCCGTCGCGGGCCTCGTCGGCATCACGCCCGCAGCGGGATTCGTTACGCCGATGTCAGCCCTGCTGATCGGCCTCGCATCCGGAACGATCTGCTACATCATGGTGGCAAAGGTCAAGCATATCTTCGGTTACGACGATACTCTCGACGCATTCGGCATCCATGGCGTCGGAGGAACGGTCGGAGCATTGCTCACCGGCGTTCTGGCGACCAGCCTGATCAATCCGATATTCAAAGACGCGGCGGGCAATCCGCTTCCGGTCGGCGGCATCGAGGGCAACTGGATGCAGGTCGTCAACCAACTCGCCGGAATCGGCATCGCTGTCGCTCTCGCACTGGTTGGAACATTGATCGTATTGAAGATAGTCGATCTTGCGATCGGGCTTCGCGTTACCGAAGACGACGAGATCAGCGGCCTCGACGTATCGCAGCACGGCGAGATCGCCTACGCGTACGAGCCGGATTCATATCCGCCGAATATCATTGCTTCGTACGAAGCACAAGAGGTCTCCATTGAGAAGACAATGGTCGCGACGCCCGGCTAA
- the nagA gene encoding N-acetylglucosamine-6-phosphate deacetylase: MSSKRLRIDGQDIEVANGHFVAANGNARLALIETSGLTVIPGFIDVHNHGAVGIDVNEADVDGLLQVAAFLATRGVTAWMPTLVPDSDENYRRVIGAIDELMIVQEGKPVAQVVGVHYEGVFANEKMCGALRPEYFKSGQRAPTTPSAEAAATPPQAGGEFLGLPKLKSGVHMTTLAPEIDGGIELIEALVGDGWIVSIGHTRAGHETLDRAYAAGVRHITHFFNAMTGVHHREVGVAGWGLANEGVTFDIIADGIHVHPDMLRVACRAKSPDKVSLISDSVAPTGLGDGEFQLWGETISVVNGRTRNERGSIAGSVIAMDDAVRTMLSVGFSANEVSQMSSTNPAKLLGLDNTRGTLDIGKRADLVALDQDGNVAFTMIGGEMVS; the protein is encoded by the coding sequence ATGAGTTCAAAGCGATTGAGAATTGATGGGCAAGATATTGAGGTTGCGAATGGGCATTTTGTCGCGGCGAATGGTAACGCAAGATTGGCCCTCATAGAGACATCCGGTTTGACTGTTATTCCAGGCTTCATCGACGTTCACAATCACGGGGCGGTTGGGATCGATGTGAATGAGGCGGACGTGGACGGGCTGCTCCAGGTCGCGGCGTTTTTAGCGACTCGCGGGGTGACGGCTTGGATGCCGACGCTGGTGCCGGATTCGGATGAGAACTATCGGCGTGTGATCGGCGCGATCGATGAACTGATGATCGTGCAGGAAGGGAAACCGGTCGCACAGGTTGTCGGTGTGCATTACGAAGGCGTTTTTGCGAACGAGAAGATGTGCGGGGCTTTGCGGCCGGAGTATTTTAAGAGTGGGCAGCGGGCTCCCACCACCCCGTCAGCCGAAGCGGCTGCCACCCCTCCTCAGGCAGGAGGGGAGTTTTTAGGCCTTCCCAAGCTCAAGAGCGGCGTTCACATGACGACTTTGGCTCCGGAGATCGACGGTGGGATCGAGTTGATCGAGGCTTTGGTGGGGGACGGCTGGATCGTTTCGATCGGGCATACTCGGGCGGGACATGAGACTTTGGATCGTGCGTACGCGGCCGGTGTGAGGCACATAACGCATTTCTTTAACGCCATGACCGGCGTGCATCATAGGGAAGTCGGTGTTGCCGGCTGGGGGCTTGCGAATGAAGGCGTGACCTTCGACATCATCGCGGACGGTATCCATGTTCATCCGGACATGCTCCGCGTCGCGTGCCGTGCGAAATCACCGGACAAGGTTTCGCTCATCAGCGATTCCGTCGCTCCGACGGGGCTCGGCGACGGCGAATTCCAGCTTTGGGGCGAAACGATCTCGGTCGTCAACGGCCGTACCCGCAACGAACGCGGCAGCATCGCCGGTTCCGTCATCGCCATGGACGATGCGGTGCGAACGATGCTCTCGGTTGGTTTTTCGGCGAACGAGGTCTCCCAAATGTCATCCACAAATCCCGCCAAACTCCTCGGGCTCGACAACACCCGAGGAACGCTCGACATCGGCAAACGAGCTGATCTTGTCGCTTTGGATCAGGACGGAAATGTCGCTTTCACAATGATCGGCGGAGAAATGGTCAGCTAA
- a CDS encoding carboxypeptidase regulatory-like domain-containing protein translates to MRIRALISGLLTLAVVACLSTAMIAQEVTGTIVGTVKDANGAVVSGATVVITDTAKKVVVRTIMTNSDGDYSAPNLSPSEYSVSVEAPNFKKSVQTGVKLDVGQRRSVDINLQAGNVAETVTVEADRVAIDSTSATGGTIISGDQAREIPVNNRNWVQLITLAPGVSNDLADQVYVGTTNPDGQANTINISVNGARSSQNTFTVDGADVTDRGSNITIQAYPSLDSIGEFKVLRSLFPAESGRSGGGQINVVTRSGGSKFRGSAFLFWRNEQYNANNYLVNSTTGTPAFGRNCFPADGLPNSDERCQARRAPFSYYNYGGTFGGPVYFLDFGERGPGEPYFRKYDRTFFFFSTERRRDRRFTSPITTTVPDAFLKNGVFPVPVCINRTYLSETCTGSNILAAGTPIPAAMINPAALAYLNGVYRKLANPNNPSVSNPFALVDQIPNEADFRQELIKIDHSFNDQWSMYYRYQQDKIPTLDGNSLFSSGTGLNGVSTTSTNSPGKTHTFQTTYAASPTLIFEGRYNYGYGAILSQNVGLLALSNTQVPVTLPFANQRDRIPSISGNGFTGLGSFGPYDNFSYKHNFTGTTTWLSGNHAVKFGGVYSIYRKNENALAGVNEGSFTAFPATRPAGTTLPINYTTPGGVVLTNAITTTVADNLQRWASFLVGNVSSFSQASFDYTADLRQKTIEAFVQDEWKAKSNMTISVGLRYSYFGAPWDKNGRLSNFDPAMFSAASAPLVTGAGNRIVDPTRNFCSGIFVNEQNYATAANNCTPTLSPYGKYVIDVSKTDFAPRVGIAWDPFKKGKTSVRMGYGMYHEQVLNGTFLQNIGVNPPYQITATASTTSLNNPAANSAVASGVTSQSLRAVQADWKTPYMQHWTLDVQQQITSKTVVTIGYAGSKGTHLQGLTELNSLPAGKALASTCAPGNNYTGQAAAFTPVACQQAGYAFRNSATTAAQGNTNVVGTTAFNDNLILDQIRPYRGYRSIAIVQPRYDSNYHSLQMSATHRLGVGSQIGANYTWSKNLTTSINDRSTAPQNAYDIRSEYQLAAFDRRHILSVNYVYELPFFKKQQGFVGKMFGGWQFNGIATYNSGLPFTVTTSSYDAAGLGILNTNPSARPNITCDPNQGGAQTLQQWFNTSCFTTNPALVTGVFTPVPNTVGNTARGNVTGPSTVRFDLTAVKNLRFGETFRIQLRAEGFNIFNNVNFRGLNTNVSLASFGTVSTVRDSRTMQFGAKVFF, encoded by the coding sequence ATGCGCATTAGAGCTTTGATCTCCGGTCTGTTAACCCTTGCTGTCGTCGCTTGCCTTAGCACCGCGATGATCGCCCAGGAAGTCACCGGAACTATTGTTGGAACAGTCAAGGACGCGAACGGAGCTGTTGTTTCCGGCGCCACAGTCGTGATCACGGATACCGCTAAGAAGGTCGTTGTCAGAACGATCATGACCAATTCGGATGGCGATTACTCGGCACCGAATCTGTCGCCAAGCGAATACTCGGTATCCGTCGAGGCCCCGAACTTCAAGAAATCCGTACAGACGGGCGTCAAACTCGATGTAGGCCAGCGTAGATCGGTTGATATCAACCTTCAGGCCGGAAACGTAGCTGAGACGGTCACTGTTGAAGCTGATCGGGTAGCGATCGATTCGACCTCGGCTACGGGCGGCACGATCATCTCAGGTGATCAGGCTCGTGAGATCCCGGTCAATAATAGAAACTGGGTCCAGCTCATTACGCTCGCCCCTGGCGTTTCAAATGATCTCGCCGATCAGGTTTATGTCGGTACGACCAATCCTGACGGTCAGGCAAACACGATCAACATCTCGGTCAACGGAGCCCGCAGCAGCCAGAACACGTTCACTGTTGACGGTGCTGACGTAACCGACCGTGGTTCCAACATCACGATCCAGGCGTATCCGAGCCTCGATTCGATCGGTGAATTTAAGGTCCTTCGCTCGCTCTTCCCGGCAGAATCGGGCCGTAGCGGCGGCGGTCAGATCAACGTTGTCACGCGTTCGGGCGGCAGCAAATTCAGGGGAAGCGCATTCCTTTTCTGGCGTAACGAACAGTACAATGCGAACAATTACCTGGTTAATTCAACTACTGGAACTCCGGCATTTGGACGAAACTGCTTCCCGGCTGACGGGCTTCCGAATTCGGACGAACGCTGCCAGGCCCGCCGAGCACCTTTCTCCTACTATAACTACGGCGGCACGTTTGGCGGCCCAGTCTATTTCCTCGATTTTGGCGAACGGGGACCCGGCGAACCATACTTCAGAAAGTATGATCGCACCTTCTTTTTCTTTTCGACTGAGCGTCGCCGCGACCGAAGATTTACATCACCGATCACCACGACTGTTCCGGACGCCTTCCTGAAGAATGGTGTTTTTCCAGTACCTGTTTGTATCAACCGAACATATCTTAGTGAAACCTGTACTGGCTCTAACATTCTCGCGGCGGGCACACCGATCCCAGCGGCAATGATCAACCCGGCAGCTCTCGCTTATCTCAACGGCGTTTACAGAAAGCTGGCAAACCCAAATAACCCGAGTGTATCAAATCCGTTCGCTCTCGTTGACCAGATCCCGAACGAAGCTGATTTTCGACAGGAACTGATCAAGATCGACCACAGCTTCAACGACCAGTGGTCGATGTACTATAGATACCAACAGGACAAGATCCCGACACTCGACGGTAACTCGCTCTTCTCGAGCGGAACTGGATTGAACGGTGTTTCAACGACCTCGACGAACTCGCCGGGCAAGACGCATACCTTCCAGACAACGTATGCCGCCAGCCCGACGCTGATCTTCGAAGGCCGTTATAATTATGGTTACGGAGCGATCCTTAGTCAGAACGTCGGACTTTTAGCCCTTTCGAACACGCAGGTTCCAGTCACTCTGCCGTTCGCAAATCAACGCGACCGTATCCCGTCGATCAGCGGAAACGGATTTACCGGCCTCGGCAGCTTTGGCCCGTATGACAACTTCTCGTACAAGCATAACTTTACGGGCACGACCACTTGGCTTTCGGGTAACCATGCCGTTAAATTTGGCGGCGTGTATTCAATTTATCGCAAAAATGAAAATGCACTTGCCGGCGTCAACGAGGGCAGTTTTACTGCTTTCCCGGCGACGCGTCCGGCAGGCACTACCCTGCCGATCAATTACACAACTCCAGGCGGTGTCGTACTTACAAACGCTATCACGACAACGGTGGCTGACAACCTTCAGCGTTGGGCTAGTTTCCTGGTAGGAAACGTTTCAAGCTTCTCGCAGGCGAGCTTTGATTACACGGCTGATCTGCGTCAAAAGACTATCGAGGCATTCGTTCAGGATGAGTGGAAAGCCAAAAGCAACATGACCATTTCAGTTGGTCTACGATATTCGTATTTTGGTGCTCCGTGGGATAAGAACGGCCGCCTTTCAAATTTTGATCCTGCAATGTTTAGCGCAGCGAGCGCTCCGCTGGTAACCGGCGCGGGAAATAGAATTGTCGACCCGACAAGGAATTTCTGCAGCGGTATCTTCGTAAACGAACAGAATTATGCGACGGCGGCTAATAACTGTACGCCGACGCTTTCGCCTTACGGCAAATATGTCATTGACGTTTCGAAAACGGATTTTGCTCCAAGAGTTGGCATTGCGTGGGATCCGTTCAAGAAGGGCAAAACTTCGGTTCGTATGGGCTACGGCATGTACCACGAGCAGGTCTTGAACGGAACATTCCTTCAGAATATTGGTGTTAACCCTCCGTATCAGATCACTGCAACTGCATCGACCACGAGCCTAAACAATCCGGCGGCGAATTCGGCAGTCGCCTCGGGCGTCACATCGCAGAGCTTGCGGGCAGTCCAAGCGGATTGGAAGACGCCCTACATGCAGCATTGGACGCTCGATGTCCAACAGCAGATCACGAGTAAGACTGTAGTTACGATTGGTTACGCTGGTTCGAAGGGCACCCACTTGCAGGGACTTACTGAATTGAACAGTCTTCCAGCTGGAAAGGCTCTCGCATCAACATGTGCTCCGGGCAACAACTACACTGGTCAGGCAGCAGCCTTCACGCCGGTTGCCTGCCAGCAGGCCGGTTATGCGTTTCGAAACTCAGCGACCACGGCGGCTCAGGGAAATACGAACGTTGTTGGCACGACGGCGTTCAACGATAACCTGATCCTTGACCAAATCCGTCCATATCGCGGTTACCGTTCGATAGCGATCGTTCAGCCTCGGTATGATTCGAACTACCACAGCCTTCAGATGTCGGCAACCCATCGTCTCGGCGTAGGTTCACAGATCGGAGCAAACTACACGTGGTCCAAGAATCTGACGACGAGCATCAACGACCGCTCCACAGCGCCGCAGAATGCGTATGATATTCGCAGTGAATATCAGCTGGCTGCGTTTGATCGCCGCCACATTCTTTCCGTCAATTATGTTTACGAACTTCCGTTCTTTAAGAAGCAGCAGGGATTCGTGGGCAAGATGTTTGGCGGATGGCAGTTCAACGGGATCGCGACTTATAACTCAGGGTTGCCGTTCACGGTGACGACCTCGTCTTACGATGCTGCCGGTCTTGGAATCCTGAATACGAACCCGTCAGCTCGGCCTAATATTACTTGCGATCCGAATCAGGGCGGAGCCCAGACACTGCAGCAGTGGTTCAATACGTCGTGTTTCACCACCAACCCCGCACTTGTCACCGGAGTCTTCACTCCGGTACCGAATACGGTCGGTAATACGGCGAGAGGAAACGTCACGGGCCCGTCAACGGTCAGATTTGACCTGACCGCAGTCAAGAACCTTCGTTTCGGCGAGACCTTCCGGATTCAGTTGAGAGCCGAGGGCTTTAACATTTTCAACAATGTTAATTTCCGAGGTTTGAACACGAACGTTTCGCTCGCGAGCTTCGGTACTGTCTCAACGGTACGCGATTCGAGAACGATGCAGTTTGGTGCCAAGGTCTTCTTTTAA
- a CDS encoding RluA family pseudouridine synthase — translation MIERVEIVVGQPHFKMRLEDFLLNHFDSLSKMYLRDLVKTAACEVNGRHENIGYKLKPQDFIEITVDRTRGTAMRAEKIDLDIVFEDDDLIIVNKPAGMLVHPSHRENSGTLLNALAHYLNQGFLTQGRKDAKGQSTQEIEGSRLPTPVSRLIRPGLIHRLDKQTSGLIVAAKNPRAHAKLCNHFMKKRVEKRYLALVDGIVEQDEGTINAPIGRDADLKLWMVKQDGKHAESRFWVRERHADTTLLELEPVTGRTNQLRIHCELLGHPIVGDVQRGGREFERLCLHAYKLGFQHPSGTGQVSFESKPLGF, via the coding sequence GTGATCGAACGCGTAGAAATAGTTGTAGGCCAGCCGCATTTTAAGATGCGTTTAGAGGATTTTCTTCTAAACCATTTCGACAGCCTCAGCAAAATGTATCTCCGCGACCTCGTGAAAACCGCCGCGTGCGAGGTGAACGGCCGTCACGAGAACATCGGCTACAAGCTAAAACCGCAGGATTTTATCGAGATAACCGTCGACCGCACCCGCGGGACCGCGATGCGGGCTGAGAAGATCGATCTCGACATCGTCTTCGAAGACGACGACCTCATCATCGTCAACAAACCCGCCGGAATGCTCGTCCACCCATCCCACCGCGAAAATAGCGGCACGCTGCTGAATGCGTTGGCTCACTATCTGAATCAAGGATTTTTAACGCAGGGGCGCAAAGACGCAAAGGGGCAAAGCACTCAGGAAATCGAAGGCTCCCGACTCCCGACTCCGGTCTCCCGTCTCATCAGGCCCGGCCTGATCCACCGCCTCGACAAACAAACCTCCGGCCTCATCGTCGCGGCTAAAAACCCGCGTGCTCACGCCAAGCTTTGTAATCACTTCATGAAGAAACGCGTCGAAAAGCGCTACCTCGCCCTCGTCGACGGCATCGTCGAGCAAGACGAAGGCACCATCAACGCCCCGATCGGCCGCGATGCAGACCTAAAACTCTGGATGGTAAAACAAGACGGCAAACACGCCGAATCCCGCTTCTGGGTTCGCGAGCGTCACGCCGACACAACCCTCCTCGAACTAGAACCCGTAACCGGCCGCACCAACCAACTCCGCATCCACTGCGAACTCCTCGGCCACCCCATCGTCGGCGACGTCCAGCGTGGCGGCCGCGAATTCGAACGATTATGCCTCCACGCCTACAAACTTGGCTTCCAGCACCCATCGGGCACGGGGCAGGTTAGTTTCGAATCAAAACCGCTCGGTTTCTAA
- the ggt gene encoding gamma-glutamyltransferase: MKFQNSGFSRRLATCFAALSLFVSVLAASVPINASWREPVRGKNAMVVADQEIASKVGVEILKKGGNAVDAAIAVGLALAVVFPEAGNIGGGGFMMIRTKDGAAHAIDYREMAPGAASRDIYVDKNGKLITGEGSSLIGYRASGVPGTLAGFEIAFKKYGSGKLTWRELVEPARLLAVKGFRLESWQAGDLGSPRSVLAKNDESKRIFQNNGKYLAEGDLLAQPELAQTLGRVQRLGAREFYSGLTAKMIAADMKAHNGLITLDDLKNYQAKERTPLIGNYRGHQIITMPPPSSGGVVILQILNMLEAYDVRAMEYNSAAKYQVMTEAMRRGFADRAVYMGDPDFFAFPVAPLIDKKYAEKRGATIDLVKATPSSTIGPGEVPGYESMQTTNYTVVDSAGNIVVNTYTLNNGFGSGVTIKGTGILMNNEMDDFAAQPGKPNGFGLIQGERNSVQPRKRPLSSMTPTIVLRKDGTPWFGLGAQGGPTIISAILQGIVNVIDHQMNIQQAIDAPRIHHQWYPDQILYEPFGISPDTKKLLESYGQKFVGRPQYFAGATAIMIGEDGVRLGAEDSRSPGAAVGY, from the coding sequence ATGAAATTCCAAAATTCTGGTTTTAGTCGCCGGCTTGCGACTTGCTTCGCAGCTCTATCTCTATTTGTTTCCGTTCTGGCAGCCTCAGTGCCGATCAATGCGTCTTGGCGAGAGCCTGTCAGGGGCAAGAATGCGATGGTGGTCGCAGATCAGGAGATCGCGTCGAAAGTCGGTGTCGAGATCCTGAAGAAAGGGGGCAATGCCGTTGATGCGGCGATCGCCGTCGGCCTCGCTCTTGCTGTGGTTTTTCCCGAGGCGGGAAATATCGGCGGCGGTGGATTCATGATGATCCGGACTAAGGACGGAGCGGCTCACGCTATCGATTACCGCGAGATGGCCCCAGGTGCCGCGAGCCGTGACATTTATGTCGACAAGAACGGCAAGTTGATCACGGGTGAAGGTTCATCGCTAATCGGTTACCGGGCCTCGGGTGTACCGGGAACACTTGCGGGATTTGAGATCGCGTTCAAGAAGTACGGTTCCGGAAAGCTAACATGGCGAGAACTCGTCGAACCGGCGAGGCTGCTTGCGGTGAAGGGATTTCGACTTGAATCCTGGCAAGCGGGCGATCTCGGTTCGCCCAGATCGGTATTGGCCAAGAATGATGAGAGCAAGCGGATCTTTCAGAACAACGGAAAATATCTGGCCGAGGGCGATCTATTGGCGCAGCCGGAACTTGCGCAGACTCTGGGGAGAGTGCAGCGTCTGGGAGCCAGGGAATTCTATTCAGGTCTAACAGCAAAAATGATCGCCGCCGATATGAAGGCTCACAATGGCCTGATCACACTCGACGATCTAAAAAACTATCAGGCAAAAGAACGCACTCCTCTTATAGGTAATTATCGCGGGCATCAGATCATAACCATGCCGCCGCCGAGTTCGGGAGGTGTAGTCATACTCCAGATCCTTAACATGCTCGAGGCTTACGATGTTCGTGCGATGGAATACAACTCTGCGGCAAAATATCAGGTGATGACCGAGGCGATGCGCCGCGGCTTTGCGGATAGGGCTGTGTACATGGGCGATCCGGATTTTTTTGCGTTTCCGGTGGCCCCGCTGATCGACAAAAAGTACGCTGAAAAGAGGGGGGCGACGATTGATCTTGTCAAAGCTACGCCGAGTTCAACGATCGGCCCGGGCGAAGTTCCAGGCTATGAGTCGATGCAGACGACGAACTACACGGTTGTCGATTCGGCGGGCAACATTGTCGTTAATACCTACACGCTAAATAACGGATTCGGTTCTGGTGTCACAATAAAAGGCACGGGCATATTGATGAACAACGAAATGGATGATTTTGCCGCCCAGCCGGGCAAACCTAACGGTTTCGGCCTGATACAAGGCGAAAGGAACTCGGTTCAGCCCAGAAAGCGGCCGCTTTCATCCATGACGCCCACTATAGTTCTTAGAAAGGATGGAACACCCTGGTTTGGGCTTGGAGCACAAGGTGGGCCAACCATAATATCGGCGATACTGCAGGGAATAGTGAACGTGATCGATCATCAGATGAACATACAGCAGGCGATAGACGCTCCGCGTATTCATCATCAATGGTATCCGGATCAGATACTTTACGAGCCATTCGGGATCTCGCCGGACACCAAGAAACTACTGGAGAGTTATGGGCAGAAGTTTGTCGGTCGGCCGCAGTACTTTGCAGGAGCGACAGCGATCATGATCGGTGAAGACGGTGTACGCCTCGGAGCCGAAGATTCGCGTTCACCGGGTGCGGCAGTTGGTTATTGA